The Vicinamibacteria bacterium genome includes a window with the following:
- a CDS encoding radical SAM protein, which translates to MLRTLDFKDHRRDLGANRYVYAVVSRRARGLSIGVNLNPDKVCNFDCPYCQVDRTTPGGPSAVGVEDLVAELDDLLERVTGGVLWDAAPFDRVLPALRRVADIAFAGDGEPTTPPEFPEAARAVRVARDRRGLSVPLRLLTNATLFQKERVRTALAHFDEVWCKLDAGTEGYFHLVDGTRLPLQRILDNLLLVARARPIVIQSLFLTFEGRGPEAGEIVAYCDRLRALMGAGGRIDRVQVYTVARRPADPRVGALGDDRLEEIAERVRALGLPAEVYGAA; encoded by the coding sequence ATGCTCCGGACTCTCGATTTCAAGGACCATCGGCGCGACCTGGGCGCAAACCGGTACGTCTACGCGGTGGTGTCGCGGCGGGCGCGCGGCCTCTCCATCGGCGTGAACTTGAACCCGGACAAGGTCTGCAACTTCGACTGCCCCTATTGTCAGGTGGACCGCACGACGCCGGGGGGGCCCTCGGCGGTCGGGGTGGAGGACCTCGTGGCCGAGCTGGATGACCTGCTCGAGCGCGTCACGGGCGGTGTCCTCTGGGACGCGGCCCCCTTCGACCGCGTCCTGCCCGCCCTCCGGCGCGTGGCCGACATCGCCTTCGCGGGAGACGGCGAGCCCACCACCCCCCCCGAATTCCCGGAGGCCGCGCGGGCGGTGAGGGTCGCGCGCGACCGTCGGGGGCTCTCTGTCCCCCTCCGCTTGCTCACCAACGCCACCCTCTTCCAGAAAGAGCGCGTCCGTACGGCCCTCGCTCACTTCGACGAGGTCTGGTGCAAGCTGGATGCGGGCACGGAGGGCTACTTCCACCTGGTGGACGGCACGCGCCTCCCCCTGCAAAGGATCCTGGACAACCTGCTCCTCGTGGCCCGGGCGCGCCCGATCGTGATCCAGAGCCTGTTCCTGACCTTTGAGGGGCGGGGGCCGGAGGCGGGGGAGATCGTGGCCTACTGCGATCGGCTGCGCGCGCTCATGGGGGCGGGGGGCCGCATCGATAGGGTGCAGGTCTACACGGTAGCCCGCCGGCCGGCGGACCCCCGGGTGGGCGCCCTTGGCGATGACAGGCTGGAGGAGATCGCGGAGCGCGTGCGCGCCCTCGGCCTGCCCGCCGAGGTCTACGGCGCGGCCTGA
- a CDS encoding APC family permease: MTGAPGLNQKRPVGALQLLALGVNGIVGVGIFFAPATVAKQAPGLANVLVFAFTGLALLPVALAFAVLGRRFDEDGGPVVFARAAFGDFASFLVGWVAYVSAFLSASAVMVGLTNATAPSFGLTSPLALRLAATALVTILALVVASGISISARVWTTLTVLKLLPLLALLAVFLAFRGAPASPSALGGSEVSWLRAGLTVMFAYQGFEIVPVIAGQVRSSAKAIPVATVGSLILSMALYVGLVWVCVTALPNLAGAGAPLAEAAGVYGGPDFSRLVGVGTSVSALGIALGMMVTTPRYLSALASGERVLFDLDRLAPNGVPMRALIVTWALVTAFVQAGDLGELFALSSIAVLMQYGVTAASLVVLARRGDRGLRPGHAWLALPTLALGIALVAFGATLREVLVAGGAVLMGLGLTRLARPRTRPA; encoded by the coding sequence GTGACGGGAGCCCCCGGCCTCAATCAAAAGCGCCCGGTGGGGGCCCTCCAGCTCCTGGCCCTGGGCGTGAATGGCATCGTGGGGGTGGGGATCTTCTTCGCCCCCGCCACCGTCGCCAAGCAGGCTCCCGGGCTGGCCAACGTCCTCGTCTTCGCGTTCACGGGCCTGGCCTTGCTGCCGGTGGCCCTGGCTTTTGCGGTTCTGGGCCGGCGCTTCGACGAGGACGGAGGGCCGGTGGTGTTCGCGCGGGCCGCCTTTGGCGACTTCGCTTCCTTCCTAGTGGGCTGGGTGGCATACGTGAGCGCGTTCCTTTCCGCCTCCGCGGTGATGGTGGGCCTCACGAATGCGACCGCCCCCTCCTTCGGTCTCACGAGCCCGCTCGCCTTGCGCCTCGCCGCCACCGCCCTCGTCACCATCCTCGCCTTGGTCGTGGCCTCCGGAATCTCCATCTCCGCCCGGGTCTGGACGACGCTGACCGTCCTCAAGCTCCTCCCCCTCCTGGCCCTGCTGGCCGTTTTCCTGGCCTTCCGGGGCGCCCCGGCTTCACCCTCGGCGCTTGGAGGCTCCGAGGTCTCCTGGCTGCGCGCCGGCCTGACCGTCATGTTCGCCTACCAGGGCTTCGAGATCGTGCCCGTCATTGCGGGCCAGGTTCGGTCCTCGGCGAAGGCCATACCCGTCGCCACCGTGGGCTCCCTCATCCTGTCCATGGCTCTCTACGTGGGCTTGGTTTGGGTGTGTGTCACGGCCCTTCCCAACCTCGCCGGGGCGGGAGCGCCCCTGGCGGAGGCGGCAGGGGTCTACGGGGGGCCCGACTTCTCGCGGCTGGTCGGCGTGGGTACGAGCGTGTCTGCCCTCGGTATCGCCCTCGGGATGATGGTCACGACCCCACGCTACCTGTCCGCCCTGGCCAGCGGCGAGCGCGTGCTCTTCGACCTCGACCGGCTGGCCCCGAACGGCGTGCCCATGCGGGCCCTGATCGTGACTTGGGCCCTGGTCACGGCCTTCGTCCAGGCCGGAGACCTGGGGGAGCTTTTCGCGCTCTCCAGCATCGCGGTGCTCATGCAGTACGGGGTGACGGCAGCCTCCCTCGTGGTGCTGGCCCGGCGCGGGGACCGCGGTCTCCGGCCCGGACACGCCTGGCTCGCCTTGCCCACGCTGGCCCTGGGCATCGCCCTCGTGGCCTTCGGCGCCACCCTGCGCGAGGTGCTGGTCGCGGGGGGCGCGGTGCTTATGGGCCTCGGTCTCACCCGCCTGGCCCGACCCCGAACCCGTCCGGCCTGA
- a CDS encoding YbhB/YbcL family Raf kinase inhibitor-like protein: MTLSLTSPSFAPGGSIPSRFTCEGKDASPRLVWSGVPPDARSLALVVDDPDAPDPRAPKMTWVHWILYNLPPGATGLPEGVRPGDLPGGTREGVNDWGRTGYGGPCPPVGRHRYFHKLYALDLVLPDLVRPTKPKLEKAMEGHILARVELMGTYEKSGG, from the coding sequence ATGACCCTGTCTCTGACCTCCCCCAGCTTCGCCCCCGGGGGCTCCATCCCGTCTCGCTTCACGTGCGAGGGCAAGGACGCTTCACCGCGCCTGGTTTGGTCGGGGGTGCCCCCCGATGCCAGGAGCCTCGCCCTCGTCGTCGACGACCCGGACGCCCCCGATCCCCGCGCCCCGAAGATGACCTGGGTGCACTGGATCCTCTACAACCTGCCCCCCGGGGCCACCGGTCTGCCGGAGGGGGTGCGGCCAGGGGACCTCCCGGGCGGAACGCGGGAGGGGGTCAACGACTGGGGACGGACCGGCTACGGCGGGCCCTGCCCGCCCGTCGGCCGTCACCGGTACTTCCACAAGCTCTACGCACTCGATCTGGTCCTGCCCGACCTTGTCCGCCCCACCAAGCCCAAGCTCGAAAAGGCGATGGAGGGCCACATCCTGGCCCGGGTCGAGCTCATGGGCACCTACGAGAAGAGCGGCGGCTAG